Proteins found in one Meiothermus cerbereus DSM 11376 genomic segment:
- a CDS encoding glycoside hydrolase family 13 protein, producing MHYHDWEPFCVDPLKPELGQEITLRLRTTARAGFLILERYGEVERRPMKRVAGGLEIRLPLYTSPLRYCFFLSEEKAYLTAGGLRGAMPRYDKFFHLLAQPTVPDWAVGAVFYQIFPDRFRNGNPGNDPQSGEWEYMGRPIVRKEWDEPVGYGPGEGPIQHYGGDLEGILEKLDYLEELGIEALYLTPILPSGSNHRYDAHDYHNVDPHLGGNEAFQRLLEALHQRGMKLVLDGVFNHIGNTHPDFQKALQDPTAPEAKEFTFYADGSYAAFFGVKTLPKLDYANPLTLERWIDGYHAPVRHWIRKGADGWRLDVAHQIGEGGTDRRNAEILRLIKHNSMEENPQAFVFGELFFDTLPTLRAHTLDGSMHYAGFANPLLEWLSGKNVYGWEVAVSTQELWDTLWDHYSALPIQLRQSMYTLISSHDIPRALWRLKGDVARFKLALGLLLTFPGAPGLYYGDEIGLDQSNPYHHWNGDPMCRGTFPWDPSRWNQEVLAWCKTLIRLKKSVPALRRGGLQPLQVSEKLLAFKRLYQGEEVWVYAALEPTGIELPHSENLLTGERLEGPVRLEGLGVFRLRHK from the coding sequence ATGCATTACCACGACTGGGAACCCTTCTGTGTAGACCCTCTGAAGCCCGAGCTGGGGCAGGAGATCACCCTACGCCTGCGCACAACGGCTAGGGCCGGCTTCCTGATCCTCGAGCGCTACGGCGAGGTGGAGCGCCGTCCGATGAAAAGGGTGGCGGGGGGGCTGGAAATCCGGCTGCCACTGTATACCTCACCCCTGCGCTACTGCTTTTTTCTGAGCGAGGAGAAGGCCTACCTGACGGCAGGTGGACTGCGCGGGGCCATGCCCCGCTACGACAAGTTTTTTCACCTGCTGGCCCAGCCCACCGTGCCTGACTGGGCAGTAGGGGCGGTGTTCTACCAGATCTTTCCCGACCGCTTTCGCAACGGCAACCCCGGCAACGACCCCCAGAGCGGCGAGTGGGAATACATGGGCCGGCCCATCGTGCGCAAAGAATGGGACGAACCGGTGGGTTACGGGCCGGGCGAGGGGCCCATCCAGCACTATGGGGGCGACCTCGAGGGCATCCTGGAGAAGCTCGACTACTTGGAGGAACTGGGCATCGAGGCCCTTTATCTGACCCCCATTCTCCCTTCGGGCTCCAACCACCGCTACGACGCCCACGACTACCACAACGTAGACCCTCACCTAGGCGGCAATGAGGCCTTCCAAAGGCTGCTCGAGGCCCTGCACCAGCGGGGCATGAAGCTGGTGCTGGACGGGGTGTTCAACCACATCGGCAACACCCACCCCGACTTCCAAAAAGCCCTGCAAGACCCCACCGCGCCCGAGGCCAAAGAGTTTACCTTCTATGCCGACGGCTCGTATGCCGCCTTTTTTGGGGTCAAGACCCTGCCCAAACTGGATTATGCCAACCCCCTCACCCTCGAGCGCTGGATTGATGGCTACCACGCCCCGGTTCGGCACTGGATTCGCAAGGGGGCCGATGGCTGGCGGCTGGATGTGGCCCACCAGATCGGCGAAGGCGGCACCGACCGCCGCAATGCGGAAATCCTGCGTCTAATCAAACACAACAGCATGGAGGAAAACCCCCAGGCCTTTGTGTTTGGTGAGCTGTTCTTCGACACCCTGCCCACCCTTAGGGCCCACACCCTGGATGGCTCGATGCACTACGCGGGGTTTGCCAACCCCCTTTTGGAGTGGCTATCGGGCAAAAATGTATATGGCTGGGAGGTGGCAGTCTCTACCCAGGAGCTCTGGGACACCCTGTGGGACCACTACAGCGCCCTGCCGATCCAACTGCGCCAAAGCATGTACACCCTGATTAGCAGCCACGATATTCCCCGGGCCCTCTGGCGGCTAAAGGGGGATGTGGCGCGCTTCAAGCTGGCTTTGGGCCTGCTGCTGACCTTCCCCGGCGCGCCGGGCCTCTATTACGGCGACGAGATCGGGCTCGACCAGAGCAACCCCTACCACCACTGGAATGGCGACCCCATGTGCCGGGGTACCTTTCCCTGGGATCCATCGCGCTGGAACCAGGAGGTGCTGGCCTGGTGCAAAACCCTTATCCGCCTGAAAAAAAGCGTCCCCGCCCTGCGCCGCGGGGGCTTACAGCCCTTGCAGGTTTCGGAAAAACTGCTGGCCTTCAAGCGCCTGTACCAGGGGGAAGAGGTCTGGGTCTACGCAGCCCTCGAGCCCACCGGGATTGAGCTGCCCCATTCAGAAAACCTGCTTACCGGCGAGCGTCTGGAGGGCCCTGTCCGGCTGGAGGGACTGGGGGTATTCCGCCTGCGCCATAAGTAA
- a CDS encoding nucleotidyltransferase domain-containing protein, whose product MRRWLGRDEVEKALVQWIDGLKLPGLLAVGYFGSYARNEPGPGSDLDLILVLEEAASPAWARVLELPLEELPVPTEALVFTLEEWRSLPIQRPRFAKTLAQETRWLQPPP is encoded by the coding sequence GTGCGCAGATGGCTAGGCCGGGATGAAGTCGAAAAAGCCCTGGTACAGTGGATCGATGGCCTAAAGCTACCTGGACTCCTCGCGGTAGGCTATTTTGGCTCGTATGCCCGCAACGAGCCGGGCCCTGGCAGCGACCTGGATCTAATTTTGGTGCTGGAGGAAGCCGCTTCCCCCGCCTGGGCACGGGTGCTAGAGCTTCCACTCGAGGAACTGCCTGTTCCCACCGAAGCCCTGGTTTTTACCCTGGAAGAATGGCGTTCTCTGCCCATCCAACGACCCCGCTTTGCGAAAACCCTGGCCCAGGAAACCCGTTGGCTACAACCCCCACCCTAG
- a CDS encoding HEPN domain-containing protein: protein MNRAPDWFLQAEQDLHMSQVAQAAGRHEWACFAAHQAAEKALKALHLWQGQEAWGHLTARLLRELPQSAPAELIEKARYLDALYIPTRYPDAFPEGAPAEHYGPLQSQEAVSYAEAILGYVRAQMARPG from the coding sequence GTGAATCGTGCGCCCGACTGGTTTTTACAAGCCGAGCAAGACCTGCACATGAGCCAGGTTGCCCAAGCGGCCGGACGGCACGAGTGGGCCTGCTTTGCCGCTCATCAAGCCGCCGAAAAAGCCCTGAAGGCGCTCCACCTGTGGCAAGGGCAGGAGGCCTGGGGGCACCTCACCGCCCGTTTGTTGCGCGAGCTGCCCCAATCAGCACCGGCAGAGCTCATTGAAAAAGCCCGCTACCTGGACGCACTCTACATCCCAACACGCTATCCCGATGCTTTCCCAGAAGGTGCACCCGCAGAGCACTATGGCCCTTTGCAAAGCCAGGAGGCAGTCTCGTATGCTGAAGCGATCCTTGGATACGTCCGTGCGCAGATGGCTAGGCCGGGATGA
- a CDS encoding sugar ABC transporter permease has translation MTAFLRFSGWAALGLMVAWVLFVYFPSLLARIQPNTPPGFVRVENGWVYALGGLLLTIALIVLYSWLATLIVNRRTNRKRSFWPLVGQGLTHLFMFMVLIFAYYPVLQILAASFDPRNTLYRILPPASDNLLVRARVLPDFSQLSWENYIQLFDGIIIYPYQALMLLVAALCLLLVLVLAAYRRIIGDDSSDSRWGRLQGRSLTAFAILGFLLVVFISPNQFTGQGTEAKFVLWVRNTLFVSGITGILAVLLTATAGYAFARFDFPGRYPLLLVFIFIQMFPGFLGLVATYILISNLGLLNTFTGLVLAYSGGIISFGTWVYKGFLESISKSLEEAALIDGASKWQVFTKILMPLSAPMFVFIFLLQFVGTYSEFIVANLFLTGVESWTVGMGLRNFTTGQFSTRWGLFAAASVLGSLPILLTFYGFQRYFVSGYTAGSVKE, from the coding sequence ATGACCGCTTTTCTGCGGTTTTCTGGCTGGGCCGCCCTGGGTTTGATGGTGGCCTGGGTGCTGTTTGTGTATTTCCCCAGCCTCTTGGCCCGCATCCAGCCCAATACCCCCCCAGGCTTCGTGCGCGTTGAAAACGGCTGGGTTTATGCCCTGGGCGGTCTTTTGCTGACAATTGCCCTGATTGTGCTGTATTCGTGGCTAGCAACCCTGATCGTCAACCGGCGTACCAACCGCAAACGTAGTTTTTGGCCCCTGGTCGGGCAGGGCCTTACGCACCTGTTTATGTTCATGGTGCTGATCTTTGCGTACTACCCGGTTCTGCAAATCCTGGCGGCCTCTTTCGACCCCCGCAACACCCTGTACCGCATCCTGCCCCCGGCCAGCGACAACCTGCTGGTTCGGGCCAGGGTGCTACCGGATTTCTCCCAGCTCAGTTGGGAAAACTACATCCAGCTCTTCGATGGCATCATCATCTATCCCTATCAAGCACTGATGCTGCTGGTGGCGGCATTATGCTTGCTGCTGGTACTGGTGCTGGCTGCTTACAGGCGCATCATCGGCGATGACAGCAGCGACAGCCGCTGGGGCCGACTGCAAGGACGCAGCCTGACGGCCTTTGCCATCCTGGGTTTTCTACTGGTGGTCTTCATCTCCCCCAACCAGTTTACCGGCCAAGGTACCGAGGCTAAATTTGTACTTTGGGTGCGCAATACCCTGTTTGTATCTGGTATTACAGGCATTTTGGCGGTGCTGCTTACGGCCACGGCCGGCTATGCTTTCGCCCGCTTCGACTTCCCAGGGCGATACCCCTTGTTGCTGGTCTTCATCTTCATCCAGATGTTCCCGGGGTTCTTGGGCCTGGTCGCAACCTACATCCTGATCTCCAACCTGGGCCTGCTGAACACCTTTACTGGCCTGGTGCTGGCCTATTCGGGGGGGATTATTAGCTTTGGCACCTGGGTGTATAAGGGTTTTCTAGAAAGCATCTCCAAAAGTCTGGAGGAGGCCGCCCTGATTGACGGGGCCAGCAAGTGGCAGGTCTTTACCAAAATCCTGATGCCGCTTTCGGCACCCATGTTTGTGTTTATATTCCTGCTACAGTTCGTTGGCACCTACTCGGAGTTTATCGTGGCCAACCTGTTCCTGACCGGTGTGGAGTCCTGGACGGTGGGGATGGGCCTGCGCAACTTTACCACCGGGCAGTTCTCCACCCGCTGGGGGCTGTTTGCCGCAGCCTCGGTGCTGGGCTCGCTGCCCATTCTGCTGACCTTCTACGGCTTCCAGCGCTATTTTGTCTCGGGGTATACCGCAGGCTCGGTGAAAGAGTGA
- a CDS encoding ABC transporter permease subunit produces the protein MYRSPPGARGFLIAIGLLGGALIVATLFGLLMFWALQAAFPRPVEEGYPGYLILIFATLVLIPILVVLGRRVPYLTDWYYLLPAITFLLAFTVFPIVLTVYYAFTDYTGIRNGKPDRSTETQIVRVEGRQLFVDGNAHDLLRCDQPNCAGQALEITTRTQRARVRAEQATEGVITLTAPPPFTPALVYKINEFRFIGFRNFAEIFSRAGTVLIPVLIWNIIFAAGAVFVGAIPGLILGLMLNNKNLALRGFYRTALIISWAIPVVISVQIFTAMLNVQFGPINRLLGLLGAYPIPWLTDPEWFKVSALLISLWLGFPYWMTATLGALSTIPDDVYEAAKIDGANGLQTLTGITLPLLRQPFIPLLLGSFAFNFNNFGLIYLMGPQPGVEGRPSTAQAADILITWAYKTAFQADGGQAYGLGGAISILIFLLTVAISLINFRFTGALKEVR, from the coding sequence ATGTATCGTTCTCCACCAGGCGCTCGAGGTTTTCTGATCGCTATTGGGTTGTTGGGGGGGGCCCTAATCGTTGCTACGCTCTTTGGGCTCCTCATGTTCTGGGCCTTGCAGGCAGCTTTTCCCAGGCCAGTAGAAGAAGGCTATCCGGGCTACCTGATCCTGATCTTCGCCACACTGGTTCTCATTCCAATTCTGGTTGTGCTGGGGCGGCGGGTTCCCTACCTGACCGACTGGTACTACCTTCTTCCGGCCATCACCTTCTTGCTGGCCTTCACCGTATTTCCCATCGTCCTGACCGTCTACTACGCCTTCACCGATTACACCGGCATTCGAAACGGCAAGCCCGACCGCTCCACCGAGACCCAGATCGTGCGCGTGGAAGGTCGGCAGCTATTTGTAGACGGCAACGCCCACGACCTGCTGCGCTGCGACCAACCCAACTGTGCAGGCCAGGCCCTGGAGATCACCACCCGAACCCAGCGCGCCCGTGTCAGGGCCGAGCAAGCCACCGAGGGCGTCATCACCCTGACTGCGCCCCCGCCCTTCACTCCTGCACTGGTCTACAAAATTAACGAGTTCCGCTTCATTGGCTTCCGCAACTTTGCCGAAATCTTTAGCCGGGCCGGCACCGTTCTGATTCCGGTTCTTATCTGGAACATCATTTTCGCGGCGGGTGCAGTTTTTGTGGGGGCCATCCCCGGGCTGATCCTGGGCCTGATGCTCAACAACAAAAACCTGGCTTTAAGGGGCTTTTACCGCACAGCCCTGATCATCTCCTGGGCTATCCCGGTGGTAATCAGCGTGCAGATTTTTACCGCCATGCTGAACGTGCAGTTTGGCCCCATCAACCGCTTGCTGGGGCTGCTGGGCGCCTACCCTATTCCCTGGCTCACTGACCCGGAGTGGTTTAAGGTCTCAGCCCTGCTGATCAGCCTGTGGCTGGGCTTTCCATACTGGATGACGGCTACCCTTGGTGCCCTCTCCACCATCCCGGATGATGTGTACGAAGCGGCCAAAATTGATGGAGCCAACGGCCTGCAAACCCTCACCGGCATCACCCTGCCGCTGCTGCGTCAACCTTTCATCCCCTTGTTGCTGGGATCTTTTGCCTTCAACTTCAACAACTTTGGCCTGATCTACCTGATGGGGCCCCAGCCTGGGGTCGAAGGCCGGCCTTCCACAGCCCAGGCCGCCGATATCCTGATCACCTGGGCCTACAAGACCGCCTTCCAGGCCGATGGGGGGCAGGCCTATGGTCTGGGCGGGGCCATCTCCATCCTGATCTTCTTGCTCACGGTAGCGATCAGCCTGATTAACTTCCGTTTCACCGGCGCTTTGAAGGAGGTGCGCTAA
- a CDS encoding succinic semialdehyde dehydrogenase, translating into MIETGRLSAINPAREAPQFTPELLQQLAQRVSLFGERAAQTLYSPFDGGVLGVIPICISEDVQLAVERARSAQSAWARVDTRARARIVLRFHDLLLERQAEILDLTQYETGKARRDAQEELLDSAIVAQFYATRSPGWLRPRRTGGTFVGLTQTWEYRHPVGVVGVISPWNYPLVMAVSEPIPALMAGNAVVLKPDPQTTFTALWVQALMEEAGLPPGLFQVVTGGAEVGEALVATADFIALTGSTPTGRKVARQAGERLIGVSLELGGKNPMLVLEDANLEAAVDGAIHGAFANAGQLCVSLERIYVHEKIFDAFARRFVEKTSALRLGATLDHRSQMGSLTVQRQFDTVRAHVQDAVAKGARVLTGGRPRPDLGPLFFEPTILTDVTPEMRVYSEETFGPVVSLYKFSDVEQVLALINQSEYGLNASVWTKDLGKGRALASRIQAGTVNINESYAAAWASMDATMGGFKASGLGRRHGKEGLYRFTEVQTIAIERFVPVTGPTWLPRGWYGRIVTAALKALKWLSRWWYRV; encoded by the coding sequence GTGATCGAGACCGGACGACTTAGCGCCATCAACCCTGCCCGCGAGGCCCCTCAGTTCACGCCTGAACTGCTGCAGCAGCTGGCCCAGCGGGTTTCGCTGTTTGGTGAACGCGCCGCCCAAACGCTGTACTCACCCTTCGATGGGGGGGTACTGGGGGTCATTCCGATTTGTATTTCCGAGGATGTCCAGCTAGCGGTTGAGCGGGCCAGATCTGCCCAATCTGCTTGGGCCAGGGTGGATACCCGGGCCCGGGCCCGGATTGTGCTGCGCTTTCACGACCTGTTGTTGGAGCGGCAGGCCGAAATCCTCGACCTGACCCAGTACGAGACTGGCAAGGCCCGCCGCGATGCCCAAGAAGAACTGCTGGACTCGGCCATTGTGGCCCAGTTTTACGCCACGCGTAGCCCTGGCTGGCTGCGCCCCCGGCGCACGGGCGGCACCTTTGTGGGCCTGACCCAGACCTGGGAGTACCGCCACCCGGTAGGGGTGGTGGGGGTTATTTCACCCTGGAACTATCCGCTGGTGATGGCGGTGAGCGAGCCTATTCCGGCCTTGATGGCGGGCAACGCGGTGGTGCTCAAGCCCGATCCCCAGACCACCTTTACGGCCCTGTGGGTTCAGGCCCTGATGGAAGAGGCCGGATTGCCACCTGGCCTGTTTCAGGTTGTGACCGGGGGGGCAGAGGTGGGGGAGGCCCTGGTGGCCACGGCAGACTTCATCGCCCTGACCGGCAGCACCCCCACCGGGCGCAAAGTGGCCCGCCAAGCGGGTGAGCGCTTGATTGGGGTGAGCCTCGAGCTCGGGGGCAAAAACCCCATGCTGGTGCTGGAAGACGCCAACCTCGAGGCCGCCGTGGACGGCGCCATTCACGGCGCTTTTGCCAATGCCGGCCAGCTTTGCGTCTCCCTCGAGCGCATCTACGTGCACGAAAAGATATTTGATGCCTTTGCCCGACGCTTTGTCGAAAAAACCTCGGCCCTGCGCCTGGGCGCTACCCTGGATCACCGTTCGCAGATGGGCTCCCTCACTGTCCAGCGGCAGTTCGACACCGTGCGGGCCCACGTGCAGGACGCGGTGGCCAAGGGGGCTCGAGTCCTCACCGGCGGAAGGCCCCGGCCCGACCTGGGGCCACTATTCTTCGAGCCCACCATCCTGACCGACGTAACGCCTGAGATGCGCGTCTACAGCGAGGAAACCTTCGGCCCGGTGGTCAGCCTCTACAAGTTTAGCGATGTGGAGCAGGTGCTTGCCCTCATCAACCAGAGCGAGTACGGCCTCAACGCCAGCGTCTGGACCAAAGACCTGGGCAAAGGCCGCGCGCTGGCCTCGCGCATCCAGGCCGGTACGGTCAACATCAACGAGAGCTACGCCGCTGCCTGGGCCTCGATGGACGCGACCATGGGGGGCTTCAAGGCCTCGGGCCTGGGGCGACGGCACGGCAAGGAGGGGCTTTACCGCTTTACCGAGGTGCAGACCATCGCCATCGAGCGCTTTGTTCCGGTTACCGGCCCGACCTGGCTACCCAGGGGCTGGTACGGACGCATCGTGACCGCTGCCCTCAAAGCCCTTAAATGGCTCAGCCGCTGGTGGTACCGGGTATAG
- a CDS encoding anti-sigma factor domain-containing protein: MKDLRELLPDYALGLLEGEEKTRLEQALQTSPELQKELAELRAVLFKLPESLPPVTPPRRVWAQVRRRAFPRRDFLRWIAVALVLVGLGWGGWGVEQYHRYRVLAEEQARLARWLSDPEVKWQLIKNDQGQAFGAMLWREEGPCLMVLREPPPPGKVYQAWGRKSGEKPVSLGVFSGRIFETNYEGFDLMGVSLEPPGGSPQPTQPLGRVPTS; this comes from the coding sequence ATGAAAGACCTCCGCGAACTACTTCCCGACTACGCGCTGGGTCTCCTGGAAGGCGAGGAGAAAACCCGGCTCGAGCAGGCCCTGCAAACCTCCCCCGAGCTGCAAAAAGAGCTTGCCGAGCTTCGGGCGGTGCTGTTCAAGCTGCCCGAAAGTCTTCCGCCGGTCACACCCCCTCGCCGGGTCTGGGCCCAGGTGCGGCGCAGGGCTTTTCCCAGGCGGGATTTCCTGCGCTGGATTGCGGTAGCACTGGTGCTGGTGGGGCTGGGTTGGGGTGGCTGGGGGGTTGAGCAATACCACCGTTACCGGGTTTTGGCCGAGGAGCAGGCCCGGCTGGCCCGCTGGCTAAGCGACCCCGAGGTAAAGTGGCAGCTCATCAAAAACGACCAGGGCCAGGCCTTCGGCGCCATGCTCTGGCGAGAAGAGGGGCCCTGTCTGATGGTGCTGCGCGAGCCACCGCCACCCGGCAAGGTTTACCAGGCCTGGGGCCGCAAAAGTGGGGAAAAACCGGTTTCGCTGGGGGTCTTCTCGGGGCGGATTTTTGAGACCAACTATGAAGGCTTCGACCTAATGGGGGTTAGCCTCGAGCCACCCGGCGGCAGCCCTCAACCCACCCAACCGCTGGGCCGTGTGCCCACCTCTTAA
- a CDS encoding RNA polymerase sigma factor, whose amino-acid sequence MEPDINLMSRLAQGDERALEELYRRYSPSLYALLLRMLQSREEAEEILQDSFVQLYREAARYQPERGAVVAFLFTIGRNFALSRLRNRKARPQKVEAHDLHNPEQELGLWREDDPTDRVLVRRALGRLEPTDRKLLEEAFYDGYSHSELAERHHMPLGTVKTRLRRALLKLREYLGGTPVSEEA is encoded by the coding sequence GTGGAGCCAGACATTAACCTGATGTCGCGCCTCGCCCAGGGGGATGAGCGTGCCCTGGAAGAGCTATACCGCCGCTATAGCCCCTCGCTGTACGCCCTTCTCCTGCGGATGCTCCAGAGCCGTGAGGAGGCCGAAGAGATCTTGCAAGACAGCTTTGTTCAGCTATACCGGGAAGCCGCCCGCTACCAGCCCGAGCGGGGGGCTGTGGTGGCTTTCTTGTTCACCATTGGGCGTAATTTTGCCCTGTCGCGCCTGCGCAACCGCAAGGCCAGGCCGCAGAAAGTAGAAGCACACGACCTGCACAACCCCGAGCAGGAGCTGGGCCTCTGGCGGGAGGACGACCCCACCGACCGTGTTCTGGTACGCCGGGCGCTGGGTAGGCTCGAGCCCACCGACCGCAAGTTGTTGGAAGAAGCTTTTTACGATGGCTATAGCCACAGCGAGTTGGCCGAACGACACCACATGCCCCTAGGCACAGTTAAAACCCGGCTGCGTCGGGCCCTGCTCAAGCTGCGTGAGTACCTGGGGGGGACTCCGGTCTCGGAGGAAGCATGA
- a CDS encoding OsmC family protein, protein MPVRSASAVWKGTIKEGRGHLKLESGVYEGPYTWASRFASGSETNPEELIGAAHAGCYAMFLSALLTNNNTPPEELSATAKVHLGDGPTITKIELHMAAKVPGISPERFQELAQEAKAKCPVSKALAAVPEITLDAKLV, encoded by the coding sequence ATGCCAGTACGTTCAGCCAGTGCGGTTTGGAAAGGCACAATCAAAGAAGGTCGGGGGCATCTGAAACTGGAAAGCGGGGTATACGAAGGGCCCTACACCTGGGCCTCGCGCTTTGCCAGCGGCAGCGAAACCAACCCCGAGGAACTAATCGGGGCGGCCCATGCCGGCTGCTATGCCATGTTTTTATCGGCACTCCTGACCAACAACAATACCCCGCCCGAGGAGCTAAGCGCCACGGCTAAGGTACATCTGGGGGATGGCCCTACCATCACTAAAATTGAGCTGCACATGGCGGCCAAAGTGCCCGGCATCAGCCCCGAAAGGTTCCAGGAGCTAGCCCAGGAAGCCAAGGCCAAGTGCCCCGTCTCTAAGGCCCTGGCCGCGGTGCCCGAGATTACCCTGGACGCAAAGCTGGTATGA
- a CDS encoding metalloenzyme: MAFLFVDGLGLSSDPRTSLKRDLPTLRALSGGFSQEPFSQPSLAYRVLDARLGVEGLPQSGTGQTALLTGVNAAQLLGHHQGPHPLSKLQTLLRQESLQVWAAQRGFRVLHANGYRQEYLEKALNSRRNLLSAFGFAARAAGLDLLSIDHPQAMLPAFWPEPEAAGERFAHIAQRHDLTLLENWALDYWGHRMPEKLDERLVELDRFLLGFLNANPTATLILTADHGNAEEPWHTQHTLNPVPLVVYGPLANSVPAMHSLTDLAPWIKQQL, encoded by the coding sequence CTGGCTTTCTTGTTTGTAGATGGCCTGGGGCTCTCCAGTGACCCCCGCACTTCCCTGAAGCGGGACCTGCCCACCCTGCGGGCTTTGAGCGGTGGGTTTAGCCAGGAGCCCTTTAGCCAACCCAGTCTAGCCTACCGGGTTCTGGATGCCCGGCTTGGGGTGGAGGGCCTGCCCCAGTCGGGCACCGGCCAGACCGCCCTGCTGACCGGGGTTAATGCGGCCCAACTCCTGGGGCACCACCAGGGGCCGCACCCCCTGAGCAAGCTCCAAACCCTGCTAAGGCAGGAGAGCTTGCAGGTCTGGGCTGCCCAGCGGGGTTTTCGGGTTCTGCACGCTAACGGCTATCGTCAGGAATATCTGGAAAAAGCGCTAAATAGCCGCCGCAATTTGCTGTCGGCCTTTGGCTTTGCTGCCAGGGCAGCCGGTTTGGATCTGTTGTCCATAGACCACCCCCAGGCCATGCTGCCTGCTTTTTGGCCGGAACCCGAAGCTGCAGGGGAACGCTTTGCCCACATCGCCCAGCGGCACGACCTGACCCTTTTGGAAAACTGGGCGCTGGACTACTGGGGCCACCGCATGCCAGAAAAGTTGGACGAACGTCTGGTGGAACTCGACCGCTTCCTCCTGGGCTTCTTGAATGCAAACCCCACGGCCACACTCATCCTCACCGCCGACCACGGCAACGCCGAGGAGCCCTGGCATACCCAGCACACCCTCAATCCGGTGCCCCTGGTGGTCTATGGCCCGCTGGCGAACTCGGTTCCGGCCATGCACTCACTAACCGACCTGGCCCCCTGGATAAAACAACAGCTATGA
- the rph gene encoding ribonuclease PH: MKRKDGRTAEELRPLKLRMGYIHYAEGSALVELGNTRVLVNVSLTDGVPRHVSGREGWLMAEYNLLPRSTKERKDRERQKISGRTAEIQRFLGRAFRAVLDLSLLPNKTVVVDADVIQADGGTRVASLLGGYAALHMAMDRLVNQGKLDEWPLIEFAAVSVGWMSDNSLLLDLTQIEDENAWADLTVVATQSGDIIELHGAGEGRPVPKATYQAMLEMGLAHIPEMVRRVHAQLKNRA; encoded by the coding sequence ATGAAACGCAAGGATGGCCGTACAGCCGAGGAACTCCGCCCGCTCAAATTGCGCATGGGCTACATACATTATGCCGAGGGTTCGGCGCTGGTAGAACTGGGGAATACCCGGGTGCTGGTGAATGTTTCGCTGACCGACGGCGTACCCCGGCATGTTTCGGGCCGTGAGGGCTGGCTGATGGCGGAGTACAACCTGCTGCCCCGTTCTACCAAAGAACGCAAGGATCGTGAGCGCCAGAAAATTTCCGGTCGTACGGCCGAGATCCAGCGCTTTCTGGGACGGGCTTTTCGTGCGGTCCTGGATTTGAGCCTGCTGCCAAACAAAACGGTGGTGGTGGACGCCGATGTGATTCAGGCCGATGGCGGAACCAGGGTGGCTTCGCTGCTTGGGGGCTATGCTGCACTACACATGGCCATGGATCGGCTGGTGAACCAGGGCAAACTGGACGAATGGCCCCTGATCGAGTTTGCTGCGGTGAGCGTGGGCTGGATGAGCGACAATAGCCTGCTGCTCGACCTGACCCAGATAGAGGACGAGAACGCCTGGGCCGACCTGACCGTGGTGGCTACCCAGTCTGGCGATATCATCGAGCTGCACGGGGCAGGGGAGGGTCGCCCGGTACCCAAAGCCACCTACCAGGCCATGCTGGAGATGGGTCTGGCACATATTCCCGAGATGGTGCGGCGGGTACACGCCCAGCTTAAGAACCGCGCTTGA
- the rdgB gene encoding RdgB/HAM1 family non-canonical purine NTP pyrophosphatase, with the protein MRLLIATSNPGKFREIREGLAPLGWTLFSLLDYPFKMPPEEGSTFEDNAVLKAAFAAKHSGMPTLADDSGLEVAALGGEPGVYSARYGNKKTDTECNVYLLERLKGIPPNERKARFVAVLVLAYPDGYMELYRGETEGEILEAPRGEWGFGYDPLFYLPEVGKTFAEMTLEEKAIHSHRGKALRQLLEAHKSGPPRKEQPLRE; encoded by the coding sequence ATGCGCCTGTTGATTGCTACCTCCAACCCAGGAAAGTTCCGCGAGATTAGGGAGGGGCTTGCGCCCTTGGGCTGGACGTTATTTTCCCTGCTCGACTACCCTTTCAAGATGCCACCCGAGGAGGGCTCCACCTTTGAAGACAATGCGGTGCTGAAGGCGGCTTTTGCGGCCAAGCACAGCGGTATGCCTACCCTGGCCGATGACTCGGGCCTCGAGGTCGCCGCTTTGGGAGGTGAGCCGGGGGTCTACTCGGCCCGCTACGGCAACAAAAAAACCGATACCGAGTGCAACGTGTATTTGCTCGAGCGCCTCAAAGGAATTCCCCCCAACGAGCGCAAAGCCAGGTTTGTGGCCGTGCTGGTGCTGGCCTACCCCGACGGCTACATGGAACTCTACCGGGGTGAGACCGAGGGGGAGATCCTCGAGGCCCCCAGGGGTGAGTGGGGCTTTGGCTACGACCCCCTGTTTTACCTGCCCGAGGTGGGCAAAACCTTTGCCGAGATGACCCTGGAGGAAAAAGCCATTCACTCCCACCGCGGCAAGGCCCTGCGCCAGCTGCTCGAGGCCCACAAGTCTGGCCCGCCCCGTAAGGAGCAGCCCCTAAGGGAGTAG